Genomic segment of Drosophila simulans strain w501 chromosome 2R, Prin_Dsim_3.1, whole genome shotgun sequence:
tatatatagaggatagatattaaaatatgtaGATGTGAAAAAGCAGCGCAGTGGAGGCTTGAAAGGAACCGCAAACTGCGGTCACTGTGGCTTCTCTGGTCAGTGGTCGTTACTTTTGCActcttgttgttatttttgcgGTGCTTGTCCTGCCAGCACCGCATCCTTGCATCCTTGCATTCTCATATCCTTTTGGCCTTCCAGAGTGCCACTGCTCATTATTGTCGGCAATGTCCAGGCATCggaaattggaaaagtttcctGCATTCGTGACATTCCACACTTTCGCTCACAAGTTCTATGAATATTCAATGCAGTCATAGATTATattaaattgatataaatacgtaaataatattttaagttgACAGGGTCAAGAACAggatgcatttatttttaaaggatttttaAACATCAAACGACATTCGAGAGTTACTAAATATTTACTACAATTTACAATGTTTTGCTAAACGGCaaagctctctctctctctctgtcccTCTCTTTACCATTTTGCCCCTCTTTTAACCGGTTTCTCTTTGGGACATCAGCAGGGGTGCTTTTGAAACGGTTCGGATTTATCTGAGCGGTTGAAAGTGGGGAAAATCGATGTTTTCCATGTAACAAACAATCAGGTTCAAATGAATGTAACTACAACCGGGAGATTTAACTACTATCGGCAATATCCCGACGCAGCCAATCGACCAGAGCATCCCGGGCGCATTCCGCATCAGCATCCAGGCAGAACAACTTGCAGATGTCCTGCAGCCAGTTCCCAATGATGTAGCGCTTAATGCAGGGCATTACACCCATCTCACGAAACACTTTAAGGCAATAAAGTTGCAGGCGGGGATTATCAGTTGTGGAAACCATGAGACGACCCACATAACACGGCAGTTGGGTGAACTCCCTGCTGCGCCACAAGGCCCGCTTGCTATGGAGGCCATTGAGCAGGGCCAAAGCCGTATATTCCCAGTTTTCCACCTTCTGGCGGGGCAGCAACATCCGCGGATTCTCATCGGGCTGGGCAAAGACGTCGAAAAGCAGCTTTACACCATCCACTGCATCAAAACGCCGCTGACCTTCAGCACAGCAGAGGAGCAGCGCAAATGCCTTGGTGCTCATGTCCCAGAAGTTGGACAAGCGGTTAAGGATCCTCGAGTGCAGCAGCTCAAAGAAGCCCAGCTCAATGCCCCGATCGGGCGCCACTTCCAGCATGTCGCACAGATGGTGCCACAAATGCGAAGGATAGTGCGGACGGCATGGATCCTGCCTGAAGATCTCGGCCAAGGCGGAAAAGTTTTCAGGATCCTCCAGGAAGATACCCAAAACTAGGagaaaatataacatatttaaatcTAATGAAGTGCATACAGCTCACCTTTGGGCTTGCACGTCAAATTTCGCAATATCTCTGAAGCCAAATCATCCTTAATAGGCTCTTGGTTCTTAATGATTTTATAGAACTCCACCCTTAAGCACTTGCGGTTGGTTATATTTTCGGCTCCATCCAAATTGCGTGAGAGTATATCTTTAACAAATAGAAGTTTATCCTAAGAATTCACAAGTCCTTAAACTTACTATAAATCCTTAGATACATCTCCACCTCCCGGTGCTCCTCCTTGTGTTGCTTCAATCTCATTCGCATAAAGGCATTTTTCAACCTGGAGGATAAAAACTGGATGAGATGAAGAAAACTCCTCGAGGCAGACAACCCACTTTCTAACAAGGTCCATTTCAATGATAGCTCTCTGGGCATTCAGTGGATTTAAAACGAATTCCGACAACGAAACGACTGCCTTCCAGTGGGTCAGCCCGACATCGCTATCCAGTTCTTTGAGCAATTTGGGCAGTGCAAACCAGCCGTAGGCCAGGTCAGCACGATCCGCCAGGTGCGTCGAGGTCGAATTGCAGCAGTACGGAATGCACCTGCAAATATTCCGTTTCTCCATATTGTGCGTCCACTCTATAATCCATTTCTAATGATTATCCTTCGCtgattatatgtataagtaaATTACCCGTAGTCTGCAAGCTGTTGATGGAGGTCGGCTTCATCACATCCTTGATTTCGTGTTGCAGGAAGTGATTGCGATATCTCGCTAGCTGCTCCCACATTTCGGTATTATAATGGAAACAGCTGTGAGAAAATACAATACGTGTCAAATGCCAgaacttttttcaaaaattaactTCTATCACGTTTGAACTTAACAGTTCTGTTAGGAAAACTATGTTTCTGTACTGTAAAGCGCCATTGCGGCTGAGAACGGAACCCAATTGGTTGGAAGCTCAACTGCGTGTTGAATATTATGAAAAGGTTCGGAGCGCGGATGCAACAGCTGTTCGACGCCGGAAATCGATATATCGCAATACGGTTGATATATTTCGCCGATTTAATGCCGCTGCATTTGTGAACGGGCGCCGAGCGAGTTACAACTGAATATTAGATGCGGATTGCTAGCGCAGCTATACGAGAATATACCGACAGGCacgcaaaaaatgcaaataccaGGAGTGCATCTCTATTGACCGGTTAAATACTCGGCTGGGCGGATAGTTCATTTACAGCTGCAATTGCATCAATCGCCAAATGCACTTGACTGAAAGGTTGTACAAAAAGACAAAGAGAAAAAACCCAGTGTGCGTGCGGGAATATGTAAAAACAACGAGTTAAATAAATAGCTAAATCAAAATAACAAGGAAAGCAGAACGTAACGAAAGTATCGAAAAAGCGCagtgtttttgttgtgccGGCTGAAATAAGTTCGCTtgtgtgtgcgcgcgtgtttttgtgtttcggcgtgtgcgtgtgagtgagCAGACAACAAAAGGAATTCGGCTCGCTCATCTTCTTCCTAGTTTACCGTTTCTTGCACTGccaaaatcgcaaaaaaaaaaaaaggggaatagggagttaaataaataagcccaCGAATTTCGAATAGCATAAATAGTAGGtcctgccaaaaaaaaaaaaaagtagaaaaatcAGAGAAACGTCAGTCAGTCAGAAATGGCCTTGATAAAACTAGCAAGGTGAGTTTTTATTCTGTTTCCTCGCTAATATTACCCATAAAGTATGTGTATAGGAATTTTCCCGTTGAAAGTTGTAGTCCACCTTCtctttctttgcttttccacttaacAAACCGCAATTAAGTTGGCCAGGGGCGGAGTTTCCAACGAAAGGGGGCTTTTCCGGCTCTTGCCCgcgtaaattgattttctgtGGCCGCGTCATCCTGTCGTGCTGACCTGAACTGACcccatttttcatttcaattttccgaCGAAATAACAAAGTCCGCAGCCTGGAAAATCCGGCCCTggccttttttttcttttgttgccACTTGGTCAACAGCAAAGCGCTTGAGGCCGTGTAATAACTTtcgggcaaatatttatttcccagCAACGAGTTGTTGATATTGAAGTTGGTCAATGCACTTTGGCGCCCCTGAAACGCACTTAAAATATAGCTAAGTGTAATCAGGCACTGATAACAATAATTACGCATATTGCGAAATCGTAGATATACCTGCAATTATATTCATGTATTTAAATTGTCAGATAATATATTATACTTAATAGCAGTACATTTACATTTCGTAagttacaaaaataaacatccTTGTGCTTAGATCCAAATTCATTTCgcatgaaatattttcaaaatcttCATAATACCAGTTTCGCAACCAGATTAAACTACATTTCGAATCAAATTAAACAAGATCAATTCATAAACTTAGGAGTACAGCGAACGTAGGATTATGATAAtctgaatttcaaatgaacTGCTAATAATAGGAAATCTTACGAGAGGTCTGTGCAATTAATTCTGTTATTGTCTAACAACTAACAATGTATTTGTTTACCTTCTCGATTTCGTTTGTTGACTTTTCCCCAGCATGTACAACCACTAGACAAATAAGCACTATCTGGCTATCGAATTTCCAGCGCCATTATCCACTATTCATTCACTATAGACtccgatatttatttatgtgctgTTTGCGCTCGCCAAGTAAACCAAACAGTCGCAAATCACACATGATTAAATTAATCAAGCGGCGCACAGGCGTTAAGTACGCGATCAGTTGATTGATGGCCCGCTGACTGATTGGCCGCGTGCTCAGCAATCAGAATTGGGACTATCCCACACGCCACAGACTTACTATAAACTATATGCCACATGCACTTTGCCCGGAGGATCCGAGTGCTCCACTTCAAATGGTCTGCCCATAGTTGGAGCAGTGATTCACCTGACCCATTCCCTGGGAGGGATGGGGTGGTCCAAAAATAACTCCCAGCCTTTCAGCAATTGAGATCAGAGTTGCTGGGACACGGACTTCGGTAATTGAGTGTAATTGGAAGTGAACACGAGGCCTCTCACTCCAATCCCCAGATCTCGCTGGCCAGATGACGGATGACAGACGGGCCCAGTGGAAGCTGCAAAAGTGCAGCAGATTGCATCCACAAAGAATGTGTCTGTATCGCGGCCCGATGGCCCCAATATGTCCTCGCCTGACCTGCTAGTTCAATTTGCACATGAAACATGCGCTGTGTATATACGAGTACCACCAACTCATATATGCATGtttataaatctatatatatatggttatatgtatttatatggcTGTGCAGTGGAAACTTTTGTGGACTACAATGAGAAtgcaataaaactaaaacGGGAGGCTGCATTGATAAAGCGAGTAATCTATATGACGACATGGTCTCGAGTTACTCTGTAAATAG
This window contains:
- the LOC6735654 gene encoding uncharacterized protein LOC6735654, which translates into the protein MWEQLARYRNHFLQHEIKDVMKPTSINSLQTTEWTHNMEKRNICRCIPYCCNSTSTHLADRADLAYGWFALPKLLKELDSDVGLTHWKAVVSLSEFVLNPLNAQRAIIEMDLVRKLKNAFMRMRLKQHKEEHREVEMYLRIYNILSRNLDGAENITNRKCLRVEFYKIIKNQEPIKDDLASEILRNLTCKPKVLGIFLEDPENFSALAEIFRQDPCRPHYPSHLWHHLCDMLEVAPDRGIELGFFELLHSRILNRLSNFWDMSTKAFALLLCCAEGQRRFDAVDGVKLLFDVFAQPDENPRMLLPRQKVENWEYTALALLNGLHSKRALWRSREFTQLPCYVGRLMVSTTDNPRLQLYCLKVFREMGVMPCIKRYIIGNWLQDICKLFCLDADAECARDALVDWLRRDIADSS